Proteins found in one Armatimonadota bacterium genomic segment:
- a CDS encoding ornithine carbamoyltransferase, whose amino-acid sequence MQTQLRGRDLITLQEWTKEEIDTVLSVALDLKRQRALGQPHPLLRDKVLAMLFFYASTRTRASFEAGMAQLGGHAQFIESRTTQIAHGDTPKEIGEILGRYNDGIAIRHVDWGQGNRYIREVAAASRVPVLNMQCDIYHPFQILADILTIIEKQGDPRGRTITVSWAYAASYQKPISVPQSLILLAPRFGMNVRLVHPPGFQLMPEIVAQAQENARRARAGFEILDDFDAGFRDSDVIYAKSWGPLLTVQSDAEGAALAARYQDWITDARRIRLARDDAIYMHPLPADRNIEVTDEVIDGPQSVVYDQAENRLHVQKAVMALTMS is encoded by the coding sequence ATGCAGACGCAGCTGCGCGGACGGGACCTGATCACGCTGCAGGAGTGGACCAAGGAGGAGATCGACACCGTCCTTTCCGTGGCCCTGGACCTGAAGCGGCAGCGGGCGCTGGGGCAGCCGCACCCCCTGCTGCGGGACAAGGTTCTGGCCATGCTCTTCTTCTACGCCAGCACCCGCACCCGGGCGTCCTTCGAGGCGGGGATGGCCCAGCTGGGCGGGCACGCCCAGTTCATCGAGAGCCGCACCACCCAGATCGCCCATGGGGACACCCCCAAGGAGATCGGTGAGATCCTGGGCCGGTACAACGACGGCATCGCCATCCGCCACGTGGACTGGGGGCAGGGCAACCGCTACATCCGCGAAGTTGCCGCGGCCAGCCGGGTGCCCGTGCTGAACATGCAGTGCGACATCTACCACCCGTTCCAGATTCTGGCGGACATCCTCACTATCATCGAAAAGCAGGGAGACCCCCGCGGCAGGACCATTACCGTGAGCTGGGCCTACGCCGCCAGCTACCAGAAGCCCATCAGCGTCCCCCAGAGCCTGATCCTGCTGGCGCCGCGCTTCGGCATGAACGTACGCCTGGTGCACCCCCCGGGCTTCCAGCTCATGCCGGAGATCGTGGCCCAGGCGCAGGAGAACGCCCGCCGCGCCCGCGCCGGCTTCGAGATCCTGGACGACTTCGACGCAGGCTTCCGGGACAGCGACGTCATCTACGCCAAGAGCTGGGGGCCGCTGCTCACCGTGCAGAGCGATGCCGAGGGGGCGGCGCTGGCCGCCCGCTACCAGGACTGGATCACCGACGCGCGGCGGATACGGCTGGCCCGCGACGACGCCATCTACATGCACCCCCTGCCGGCCGACCGGAACATCGAGGTGACCGACGAGGTGATCGACGGGCCGCAGTCGGTGGTCTACGACCAGGCGGAGAACCGCCTGCACGTGCAGAAGGCGGTTATGGCGCTAACCATGTCATAG
- the xdh gene encoding selenium-dependent xanthine dehydrogenase, giving the protein MEFILNGRPVSVEAREGESLLEVLRERCGLTSMKDGCAPEGSCGACTVLVDGRAAVSCAQPAARVAGRRVTTLEGLPQERRAQWAECFVVAGASQCGFCSPGIVMKAEALLQRNPAPSREEILRALAGNLCRCTGYIKIVEAIRLAAAARRGEPIPAPDWSGRVGSRTGRYQGRELALGTKPYVNDMRLPGMLYGAVRWSDHPRARVLRIDTSRAAACPGVVAVATWRDVPGQRRQGLITRDWRQFVAEGEVTSYVGDVLAVVAATSRAAAREAAALVEVDYEVLEPVTDPFAALAPGAPQLHEGGNVLSVSRVRRGDVDAALATAAHVATETFQTQFVEHAFLEPEAALAVPLEDGGVHVYSQGQGPWDDRRQVASFLALPEERVRVTQVSNGGAFGAKEDLNVQCHAALLARLTGRPVLVALSRRESIRFHTKRHPLTMTYTVGCDAEGHLLAVRARIVGDTGAYASVGDKVLERAAGHACGPYKVPHVDVEATAVYTNNPPAGAMRGFGVPQVNFAMEGMMDILAERVGIDGWEMRWRNALETGEVFATGQKLGPGVGLKKTLLAVRDIYRSARYAGIACGLKNTGVGNGLKEYGKAILRVEPDGAVTLFHSWTEMGQGVHTALQQIACQELGLPADRVRVVVDTIRELDTGQCTASRSTALGGRAVIEAARRLKAALGGRRLEDLAGQEFYGEFLVDWTTKLGVENPITHFAYGWATQVVILDERGRVARVVAAHDVGRVINPTLLEGQIQGAIHMGLGFALSEELVVQGGVPVTDTLKSLGIIPPAAMPEVECIFIEEPQPEGPYGAKGVGEAGMVPTASAVAAALYAFDGVRRTRLPMRDSAAARVVAPKRVPARVASS; this is encoded by the coding sequence ATGGAGTTCATCCTGAACGGCCGGCCGGTCTCTGTGGAGGCGCGCGAGGGGGAGAGCCTCCTGGAGGTGCTGCGGGAGCGCTGCGGGCTCACCTCCATGAAGGACGGCTGCGCCCCGGAGGGCTCCTGCGGCGCGTGCACAGTGCTGGTGGACGGCAGGGCGGCGGTCTCCTGCGCCCAGCCGGCGGCGCGCGTGGCCGGCCGGCGGGTGACCACCCTGGAGGGCCTGCCCCAGGAGCGCCGGGCCCAGTGGGCCGAGTGCTTCGTCGTCGCCGGAGCCTCCCAGTGCGGCTTCTGCTCGCCGGGGATCGTGATGAAGGCGGAGGCGTTGCTGCAGCGCAACCCCGCTCCCTCACGGGAGGAGATCCTCCGCGCCCTGGCCGGCAACCTCTGCCGCTGCACCGGCTACATCAAGATCGTCGAGGCCATCCGCCTTGCCGCCGCCGCGCGACGCGGTGAGCCCATCCCTGCCCCCGACTGGAGCGGGCGGGTGGGGTCGCGCACCGGAAGGTATCAGGGGCGCGAGCTGGCCCTGGGCACGAAACCTTACGTCAACGACATGCGTCTGCCGGGGATGCTCTACGGGGCGGTCCGCTGGTCCGACCATCCCCGGGCCAGGGTGCTGCGGATCGACACCAGCAGGGCCGCCGCCTGTCCCGGAGTCGTCGCCGTGGCCACCTGGCGGGATGTACCCGGGCAGCGCCGGCAGGGGCTGATCACCAGGGACTGGCGGCAGTTCGTCGCCGAGGGGGAGGTCACCAGCTACGTGGGTGACGTGCTGGCCGTGGTGGCGGCGACAAGCCGGGCGGCCGCGCGGGAGGCCGCGGCGCTGGTGGAGGTGGACTACGAGGTCTTAGAGCCGGTGACCGACCCCTTCGCCGCCCTGGCCCCGGGGGCCCCGCAGCTCCACGAGGGCGGCAACGTCCTCTCCGTCTCCCGGGTCAGGCGGGGAGATGTGGACGCCGCGCTGGCTACGGCAGCGCACGTGGCCACCGAGACATTTCAGACTCAGTTCGTGGAGCACGCCTTCCTGGAGCCGGAGGCCGCGCTGGCGGTCCCCCTGGAGGACGGGGGCGTGCACGTCTACTCCCAGGGGCAGGGGCCCTGGGATGACCGGCGGCAGGTGGCCTCCTTCCTCGCCCTCCCCGAAGAGCGGGTGCGGGTCACCCAGGTGAGCAACGGGGGGGCGTTCGGGGCCAAGGAGGACCTCAACGTCCAGTGCCACGCCGCACTCCTTGCCCGGCTCACCGGCCGGCCGGTGCTGGTGGCGCTCTCCCGCCGGGAGAGCATCCGCTTCCACACCAAGCGCCACCCCCTGACCATGACCTACACGGTGGGCTGCGACGCCGAAGGGCACCTGCTGGCTGTCCGCGCCCGCATCGTCGGCGACACCGGCGCCTACGCCAGCGTCGGTGACAAGGTGCTGGAGCGCGCCGCCGGCCACGCCTGCGGTCCGTACAAGGTGCCCCACGTGGACGTGGAGGCCACTGCGGTCTACACCAACAACCCGCCGGCGGGCGCCATGCGCGGCTTCGGTGTCCCCCAGGTCAACTTCGCCATGGAGGGGATGATGGACATCCTGGCGGAGCGGGTGGGCATCGACGGATGGGAGATGCGCTGGCGCAACGCCCTGGAGACCGGAGAGGTCTTCGCCACGGGGCAGAAGCTTGGCCCCGGGGTGGGGCTGAAGAAGACACTGCTGGCAGTGCGGGACATCTACCGCTCCGCCCGCTACGCCGGGATCGCCTGCGGCCTGAAAAACACCGGGGTGGGCAACGGGCTGAAAGAGTACGGTAAGGCCATCCTGCGGGTGGAACCAGACGGCGCCGTCACCCTCTTTCATTCCTGGACGGAGATGGGGCAGGGGGTGCACACGGCGCTGCAGCAGATCGCCTGCCAGGAGCTGGGGCTGCCGGCCGACCGTGTGCGCGTGGTGGTAGACACCATCCGCGAACTGGACACCGGGCAGTGCACCGCCTCCCGCTCCACGGCCCTGGGCGGCCGCGCCGTGATCGAGGCGGCGCGCAGGCTCAAGGCTGCGCTAGGCGGCAGGCGCCTGGAGGACCTGGCCGGGCAGGAGTTCTACGGGGAGTTCCTCGTGGACTGGACCACCAAGCTTGGGGTGGAGAACCCTATCACCCACTTCGCCTACGGCTGGGCGACCCAGGTGGTCATTCTGGACGAGCGGGGCCGGGTGGCCAGGGTGGTGGCCGCGCACGACGTGGGCCGGGTGATCAACCCCACCCTGCTGGAGGGGCAGATCCAGGGGGCGATCCACATGGGGCTGGGCTTTGCGCTCTCAGAGGAACTGGTGGTGCAAGGCGGGGTGCCCGTCACCGACACCCTCAAGTCCCTGGGCATCATCCCTCCCGCGGCCATGCCGGAGGTGGAATGCATATTCATCGAGGAGCCCCAGCCCGAGGGGCCCTACGGGGCCAAGGGGGTGGGGGAGGCGGGAATGGTGCCCACAGCCTCCGCGGTGGCGGCGGCCCTGTACGCCTTCGACGGCGTACGCCGCACCCGCCTGCCCATGCGGGACTCCGCTGCCGCGCGTGTGGTGGCTCCAAAGCGCGTGCCGGCGCGGGTGGCCTCATCGTGA
- a CDS encoding amidohydrolase family protein — protein MSLALCGGTVLTALHPARLATVDVLIEEGRVAALGAVPTGVPRRDCSGCLVVPGNVNAHTHLYSALARGMPYRLPPPANFLQILQRVWWRLDRALDEESIRASALVAGMEALLAGTTTVIDHHASPNAIDGSLDVIAEALEELGLRSVLCYEVTDRDGPERAGAGLRENARFLREQRPLARGLVGAHASFTLSRETLAACVALAREASRGVHIHVAEDPVDERDAEARFRRRVVHRLAEAGALDGGAVLAHCVHVDGAEAALIGERGATVAHNARSNMHNAVGHAPLHRLGPRVVLGTDGIGSDMFAESQAAYWRGREEEIFLSPTWPLQRLAAGADLAGQIFAEPLLGRITPGAPADLAVLQYTPPTPLQEENVAGHWLFGLSARLVRDVLVAGELVVADRRLVRVDQEAVAATAARQARRLWGRLEEIGPHDFVPAGGPG, from the coding sequence GTGAGCCTGGCGCTGTGCGGGGGGACCGTGCTGACCGCGCTGCACCCGGCGCGGCTGGCCACAGTGGATGTGCTGATCGAAGAGGGCCGCGTGGCGGCGTTGGGCGCGGTTCCCACAGGCGTTCCGCGGCGCGACTGCTCCGGGTGCTTGGTCGTCCCCGGCAACGTCAACGCGCACACGCACCTCTACTCCGCCCTGGCCAGGGGCATGCCCTATCGCCTGCCTCCCCCGGCGAACTTCCTGCAGATCCTGCAGCGGGTGTGGTGGCGGCTGGACCGTGCCCTGGATGAGGAGAGCATCAGGGCCTCGGCTCTGGTGGCGGGGATGGAGGCGCTGCTGGCCGGCACCACCACCGTGATCGACCACCACGCCTCCCCCAACGCCATCGACGGCTCCCTGGACGTGATCGCCGAGGCCCTGGAGGAACTGGGCCTGCGCTCGGTCCTCTGCTACGAGGTCACCGACCGCGACGGCCCGGAGCGGGCGGGCGCCGGCCTGCGGGAGAACGCCCGCTTCCTCCGGGAGCAGCGGCCGCTGGCCCGCGGCCTGGTGGGCGCCCACGCCTCCTTCACCCTCTCCCGGGAGACGCTGGCCGCCTGCGTGGCCCTGGCCCGGGAAGCCTCACGCGGTGTGCACATCCACGTCGCGGAGGATCCCGTAGACGAGCGGGACGCCGAGGCCCGCTTCCGCCGGCGAGTGGTGCACCGCCTGGCGGAGGCCGGGGCCCTGGACGGAGGCGCCGTCCTGGCGCACTGTGTGCACGTGGATGGGGCCGAGGCCGCCCTCATCGGGGAGCGCGGGGCGACCGTGGCTCACAATGCCCGCTCCAACATGCACAACGCCGTGGGGCACGCGCCGCTCCACCGACTGGGCCCGCGGGTGGTGCTGGGGACGGACGGGATCGGCTCCGACATGTTCGCTGAGTCGCAGGCCGCCTACTGGCGGGGGAGGGAAGAGGAGATCTTCCTCTCCCCGACCTGGCCGCTGCAGCGCCTGGCCGCCGGCGCCGACCTGGCCGGGCAGATCTTCGCCGAGCCGCTGCTGGGGCGCATCACCCCCGGCGCGCCCGCCGACCTGGCGGTGCTGCAGTACACGCCGCCCACGCCCCTGCAGGAAGAGAATGTGGCCGGGCACTGGCTGTTTGGCCTGTCCGCCCGCTTGGTGCGCGACGTGCTGGTGGCGGGTGAGCTGGTGGTGGCCGACCGACGCCTTGTGCGGGTGGACCAGGAGGCGGTCGCCGCCACAGCCGCACGGCAGGCCCGGCGCCTGTGGGGCCGGCTGGAGGAAATCGGTCCGCACGACTTCGTACCTGCGGGAGGTCCGGGATGA
- a CDS encoding LLM class flavin-dependent oxidoreductase — MISSEGRVALYLQDKHPIRDGMEYVRYAERRGFEAVWQAESRLVREATIPLAAFAAVTERIKVGSGVINLWTRNVALMAATFVTLDDLAPGRVMLGIGAWWEPLASKVGVDRRRPLQAMREVVEVVRRLMRMERVTFHGEFVHVSDIEIDIVHGNRAPRQIPIYIGATGMKMMELAGEIADGVLLNYLVSPAYNAQALVALAAGAARARRRVEEIDRPQLVVCSLDPNREAALDRARELVTQYLGQQPHIMKASGVDEALLEEIGRVLTWPAGPEEIRRAMRLVPDEVVQMITASGTPEECRAKVREYVAAGCTCPILYPLGDDVWAMIDAFAGGQF; from the coding sequence ATGATCAGCAGCGAGGGGCGGGTGGCCCTCTACCTGCAGGACAAGCACCCCATCCGCGACGGGATGGAGTACGTGCGCTACGCGGAGCGGCGAGGCTTCGAGGCCGTCTGGCAGGCGGAGAGCCGGCTGGTGCGCGAGGCCACCATCCCCCTGGCGGCCTTCGCCGCGGTGACCGAGCGGATCAAGGTGGGCAGCGGGGTGATCAACCTCTGGACGCGCAACGTCGCCCTGATGGCAGCCACCTTCGTCACCCTGGACGACCTGGCCCCGGGGCGGGTGATGCTGGGCATTGGCGCCTGGTGGGAGCCGCTGGCCTCCAAGGTGGGGGTAGACCGGCGGCGGCCTCTGCAGGCCATGCGCGAGGTGGTGGAGGTGGTGCGCCGGCTGATGCGCATGGAGCGGGTGACCTTCCACGGCGAGTTCGTCCACGTCAGCGACATCGAGATCGACATCGTGCACGGGAACCGCGCCCCGCGGCAGATCCCCATCTACATCGGGGCCACGGGGATGAAGATGATGGAGCTGGCCGGGGAGATCGCCGATGGCGTGCTGTTGAACTACCTGGTCAGCCCCGCGTACAACGCCCAGGCCCTGGTCGCCCTGGCTGCCGGCGCCGCCCGCGCCCGGCGGCGGGTGGAGGAGATCGACCGGCCGCAGCTGGTGGTCTGCTCCCTGGACCCCAACCGCGAGGCCGCCCTGGACCGGGCGCGGGAGCTGGTCACCCAGTACCTGGGGCAGCAGCCGCACATCATGAAGGCCAGCGGGGTGGACGAAGCGCTGCTGGAAGAGATCGGCAGGGTGCTCACCTGGCCGGCGGGCCCGGAGGAGATCCGCAGGGCCATGCGGCTTGTGCCCGACGAGGTGGTGCAGATGATCACCGCCTCGGGCACTCCGGAGGAGTGCCGGGCCAAGGTCCGGGAGTACGTGGCCGCAGGGTGCACCTGCCCCATCCTCTACCCGCTGGGCGACGACGTCTGGGCCATGATCGACGCCTTCGCCGGCGGACAGTTCTAA
- a CDS encoding DUF364 domain-containing protein, with protein sequence MIDDLLAGLPEGVLEDVLVAAFWTAVVARSGGRRRCGLASTPHEDDHHYGRGPAIRDAGALAERSPRELAGLARSASPMEAAVGMAAINALLPPSEQWWEPLNAEEIIAAQGAGNRVVLVGHFPFVPRLKERVGALWVLEQHPREEDLPVAAAPEIIPQADVLALSGTTLINHTFEGLVALRRPGALVVVLGPSTPLSPVLFAHGVDVISGASVENVDAVVRVVRQGGNFLQIRPHGVRLVTMRKPSLALQ encoded by the coding sequence GTGATTGACGACCTCCTGGCCGGGCTGCCCGAGGGGGTCCTGGAGGATGTCCTGGTGGCGGCCTTCTGGACGGCGGTGGTGGCGAGAAGCGGCGGGCGCAGGCGGTGCGGCCTGGCCTCCACGCCGCACGAGGACGACCACCACTACGGGCGGGGACCGGCCATCCGGGATGCGGGCGCCCTGGCCGAGCGCAGCCCCCGGGAGCTGGCCGGGCTGGCCCGATCGGCGAGTCCCATGGAGGCGGCGGTGGGGATGGCCGCCATCAACGCCCTGCTGCCGCCCTCCGAGCAGTGGTGGGAGCCGCTGAATGCCGAGGAGATTATCGCCGCGCAGGGAGCGGGAAATCGCGTGGTCCTGGTGGGCCACTTCCCCTTTGTCCCGCGGCTGAAGGAGCGCGTGGGCGCGCTGTGGGTCCTGGAGCAGCACCCGCGGGAGGAGGACCTGCCTGTGGCGGCCGCCCCGGAGATCATCCCGCAGGCCGACGTCCTGGCCCTCAGCGGGACCACGCTGATCAACCACACTTTTGAGGGGCTGGTGGCGCTGCGCCGCCCGGGCGCGCTGGTGGTGGTCCTGGGCCCGAGCACGCCGCTGTCACCGGTGCTGTTCGCCCACGGGGTGGACGTCATCTCGGGTGCCTCCGTGGAGAACGTGGACGCGGTGGTGCGGGTCGTCCGCCAGGGGGGCAACTTCCTCCAGATCCGACCCCACGGCGTGCGGCTGGTGACCATGCGGAAACCCTCACTAGCCCTGCAGTGA
- the rbsK gene encoding ribokinase, whose translation MQATEPWVCVLGASNMDLLTKVPRLPKLGETLIGRFFHLGCGGKGANQAVMARKLGARVTMITKLGRDMFGEYIFRNYQQQGIDTTYVLWDEQRFSGVAPIFVDDEGRNMIVIVPGANFGLTPEDVHRAREAITRADVVVCQLEVPLEVTAEALRLAKQDGRALTIFNPAPGQPLPQELVRLSDVIAPNETEAEAITGLPIRDLPHAESAARQLLATGAGAAIITLGERGALVADPAGVTLAPAIPVKAVDSTGAGDAFIGTLAYFLAQGAPLRRGVHLANAAAAISVTRVGTQVSFPWRAELDAFLETLPQ comes from the coding sequence ATGCAGGCCACGGAGCCGTGGGTCTGTGTGCTTGGGGCTTCCAATATGGACCTGTTGACGAAGGTGCCCCGGTTACCCAAGCTGGGAGAGACCCTGATCGGCCGGTTCTTCCACCTGGGCTGCGGAGGGAAGGGCGCCAATCAGGCGGTGATGGCCCGCAAGCTCGGGGCCAGGGTAACGATGATTACCAAGCTCGGCCGGGATATGTTCGGGGAATACATCTTCAGGAACTACCAGCAGCAGGGCATCGACACCACATACGTGCTGTGGGATGAACAACGCTTCTCCGGCGTGGCCCCCATTTTCGTCGACGACGAGGGGCGCAATATGATCGTAATCGTCCCCGGCGCCAACTTCGGCCTCACCCCCGAGGATGTCCACCGGGCCCGAGAGGCCATTACCAGGGCGGATGTGGTCGTCTGCCAACTCGAGGTGCCGCTGGAGGTGACCGCCGAGGCACTGCGGCTGGCCAAGCAGGACGGACGAGCGCTGACCATATTCAATCCCGCGCCGGGACAACCTCTTCCCCAGGAACTGGTCAGGCTGAGTGACGTGATCGCCCCCAACGAGACAGAGGCCGAGGCCATTACGGGCCTCCCCATCCGGGACCTTCCCCACGCCGAGAGTGCCGCCCGGCAACTGCTGGCTACCGGTGCTGGGGCTGCAATCATCACGCTGGGGGAGCGAGGCGCCCTGGTGGCAGATCCGGCCGGCGTCACGCTGGCGCCTGCAATTCCCGTCAAGGCCGTGGATTCCACGGGCGCGGGCGATGCCTTCATCGGCACCCTGGCGTATTTTCTGGCTCAGGGAGCGCCGCTACGGCGGGGGGTGCATCTGGCCAATGCGGCGGCCGCCATCTCGGTGACGCGGGTGGGAACCCAGGTGTCATTCCCCTGGCGTGCTGAGCTTGACGCATTCCTGGAGACCCTGCCGCAGTAG
- a CDS encoding damage-control phosphatase ARMT1 family protein: protein MSVSDIPAPAIDPHLLPPPILTSEPNSFAQYTFRVRVPNIIQQVMELNPFPPEIRRALEELGNEIAGSVIRSLGERARDRAFWDTVSQPYLRRSWFEVPWYWAEAFFYRRVLEATRYFQPGPWYAFDPFAVMKRAELELERAPRLVDSLCRELPDDTLQRFWRLLHASLWGNRMDLSFPATVACGREVGVRHDQARLIVDESAWVWERLASQQLQRVAILVDNAGTELLMDVALADFLLAGGLARTVVLHLKMHPFFVSDATPADLHAALAALPPAGDAAQGLHDRIVAHLRAGRLTLQTHWFYTSCLFYFQLPADLRQELAGADLAILKGDLNYRRLLGDAHWPPTASFRHATSYFPTAFVTLRTLKSELITGLREGQAEVQQSMDPLWLIDGRWGAIQTGGYPQTILVR from the coding sequence GTGAGCGTGTCCGACATCCCGGCCCCGGCTATCGACCCGCACCTCCTTCCGCCTCCCATCCTGACCTCTGAGCCCAACTCCTTCGCACAGTATACGTTCAGGGTGCGAGTGCCGAACATCATCCAGCAGGTCATGGAGCTGAATCCGTTTCCGCCGGAGATCAGGAGGGCGCTGGAGGAGCTGGGCAACGAAATTGCAGGCAGCGTCATCCGCTCCCTGGGGGAGCGAGCGCGGGATAGGGCGTTCTGGGACACGGTATCACAACCGTACCTGAGGCGAAGCTGGTTTGAGGTTCCCTGGTATTGGGCAGAGGCGTTCTTCTACCGTCGCGTGCTGGAGGCCACCCGCTATTTCCAGCCTGGCCCCTGGTATGCGTTTGACCCCTTTGCGGTGATGAAACGAGCTGAACTGGAGCTGGAGCGGGCTCCCCGACTGGTAGACTCGCTGTGCCGGGAGCTCCCTGATGATACGCTTCAACGCTTCTGGCGACTGCTCCATGCCAGTTTGTGGGGAAACCGCATGGACCTGAGTTTCCCCGCGACGGTGGCCTGCGGGCGCGAAGTTGGAGTCAGGCACGACCAGGCCAGGCTGATCGTCGATGAGTCTGCGTGGGTGTGGGAGCGTTTGGCGTCACAGCAATTACAGCGCGTCGCCATCCTCGTCGACAATGCCGGCACGGAACTACTCATGGATGTGGCCCTGGCAGATTTCCTGCTGGCGGGGGGCCTGGCCCGCACCGTGGTCCTGCACCTCAAGATGCACCCCTTCTTCGTCTCTGACGCTACCCCGGCCGACCTGCATGCCGCGCTGGCGGCCCTGCCCCCGGCCGGTGACGCAGCCCAGGGACTGCACGACCGCATCGTCGCCCACCTGCGTGCCGGCCGCCTGACACTGCAGACGCACTGGTTTTACACCAGCTGCCTGTTCTATTTCCAGCTGCCTGCGGATCTCCGCCAGGAACTCGCCGGCGCAGATCTCGCCATCCTGAAGGGCGATCTGAACTACCGCCGGCTGCTGGGGGATGCCCACTGGCCTCCCACCGCATCGTTCCGACACGCCACCTCCTACTTCCCCACGGCATTCGTGACCCTGAGGACATTGAAATCGGAATTGATCACCGGGCTGCGGGAAGGCCAAGCGGAAGTCCAGCAGAGCATGGACCCGTTGTGGCTCATCGACGGCCGGTGGGGGGCGATCCAGACCGGTGGATACCCGCAGACAATACTCGTGAGGTGA
- a CDS encoding ABC transporter permease produces MRRLRWREWVPPGLVILGAFVLWEGLVTLLRIPVFILPGPTAVWTAYLKWQEAIWFNAAQTLYTTLVGFGLALAGGMGLGLAIGYSTLVYRALYPLLVAFNSIPKVAIVPVLVIWFGIGTIPAILTAFLISFFPIVVNVATGLATLEPELQDVLRSLGASKREIFLKIGIPRSLPYFFASLKVAATLAFVGAVISETVAANRGIGYLMIAASSRFEVPLVFAGLVVVAAMGVALFVLFAVIERQLTGWAYRGQAL; encoded by the coding sequence ATGCGCCGGCTGCGCTGGCGGGAGTGGGTGCCGCCGGGGCTGGTGATCCTGGGGGCCTTTGTCCTCTGGGAGGGGCTGGTGACTCTATTGCGCATCCCGGTCTTCATCCTGCCCGGGCCGACCGCTGTGTGGACCGCGTACCTGAAGTGGCAGGAGGCCATCTGGTTCAACGCGGCACAGACCCTCTACACCACGCTGGTGGGTTTCGGGCTGGCGCTGGCCGGGGGGATGGGGCTGGGGCTGGCCATCGGCTATTCCACCCTGGTCTACCGCGCGCTCTACCCCCTGCTGGTCGCCTTCAACAGCATCCCTAAGGTAGCCATCGTCCCGGTGCTGGTCATCTGGTTCGGCATCGGCACCATCCCGGCCATCCTCACGGCGTTCCTCATCTCCTTCTTTCCCATCGTCGTCAACGTGGCCACGGGCCTGGCCACCCTGGAACCTGAGCTGCAGGACGTGCTGCGGTCGCTGGGAGCGAGCAAGCGGGAGATCTTCTTGAAGATCGGCATCCCCCGCTCCCTCCCCTACTTCTTCGCCTCACTGAAGGTGGCGGCGACCCTGGCCTTCGTGGGCGCGGTGATCTCGGAGACGGTGGCGGCCAACCGGGGGATCGGCTACCTGATGATCGCCGCCAGCTCCCGCTTCGAGGTGCCCCTGGTCTTCGCCGGTCTGGTGGTGGTGGCAGCGATGGGGGTGGCGCTGTTCGTCCTTTTCGCCGTCATCGAGCGGCAGCTCACCGGCTGGGCCTACCGCGGGCAGGCCCTGTGA
- a CDS encoding ABC transporter ATP-binding protein, which produces MRLEHVSASYQHEGQTIAAVEDVTLGVPRGAFVAVTGPSGCGKTTLLKLLAGLLRPTRGEVWVGGVPVRGPQKNVGMAFQNPILLPWRRTLDNVLLPLEIVEPHKRRFRQHRAEYAERARMLLASVGMDGFGQRHPWEMSGGQQQRVSLCRALIHQPELLLLDEPFGALDAFTREELWLVLQGLWLERRFTVFLVTHDLREAIFLADVVYVMSPRPGRLVYETAVPLGRPRSLEDTFTPAFTETYHAVRRHIGEGGGR; this is translated from the coding sequence GTGCGCCTGGAGCACGTCAGCGCCAGTTACCAGCACGAGGGGCAGACCATCGCCGCGGTGGAAGATGTGACTCTGGGCGTCCCCCGGGGCGCCTTCGTCGCCGTCACCGGGCCCAGCGGGTGCGGGAAGACCACGCTGCTGAAACTGCTGGCCGGGCTGCTCCGCCCCACCCGCGGAGAGGTCTGGGTGGGCGGCGTGCCGGTGCGCGGGCCGCAGAAGAACGTGGGGATGGCCTTTCAGAACCCCATCCTCCTGCCCTGGCGGCGCACCTTGGACAACGTGCTGCTACCGCTGGAAATCGTTGAACCCCACAAGCGGCGCTTCCGGCAGCACCGGGCGGAGTACGCAGAGCGGGCCCGGATGCTGCTGGCCTCGGTGGGCATGGACGGGTTCGGCCAGCGCCACCCCTGGGAGATGTCGGGCGGGCAGCAGCAGCGGGTGAGCCTGTGCCGCGCCCTCATCCACCAGCCGGAGCTGCTCCTGCTGGATGAGCCCTTCGGCGCCCTGGACGCCTTCACCCGCGAGGAGCTGTGGCTGGTACTGCAGGGGCTGTGGCTGGAGCGACGGTTCACCGTCTTCCTGGTGACGCACGACCTGCGTGAAGCCATCTTCCTGGCGGACGTGGTCTACGTGATGAGCCCCCGCCCCGGCCGGTTGGTCTACGAGACCGCCGTACCCCTGGGTCGACCGCGCTCCCTGGAGGACACGTTCACCCCGGCATTCACCGAGACCTACCACGCCGTCCGCCGACACATCGGCGAGGGGGGAGGACGTTGA